In one window of Nocardioides panacisoli DNA:
- a CDS encoding DUF1295 domain-containing protein encodes MSRTESLLRITAAYAVALGVATAWLLAGPDTAWVWLDALVADVLATVVVFVASRMHHNSSFYDAYWSVLPPYLVAYWWWAGPRDLADPWAWLLFVVVGFWAVRLTANWVRTFPGMHHEDWRYPMLREQAGRWELVVDFVAIHLFPTLQVFLAAVPAYLLLSRDGRPIGLLAGIGALVGVAAVALEWAADRQMKEFVATRQPGESMDRGLWAWSRHPNYFGEISFWFAVAVFGMAASPEDAWWVLAGTVAMVAMFLGASIPMMEKRSLERRPSYQDVIDRVPRLLPQRPRRAG; translated from the coding sequence ATGAGCCGGACCGAGTCACTGCTGCGCATCACCGCGGCGTACGCCGTCGCACTGGGCGTGGCGACGGCGTGGCTGCTGGCGGGCCCTGACACCGCATGGGTGTGGCTGGACGCGCTGGTGGCCGACGTGCTCGCCACCGTCGTGGTCTTCGTGGCGAGCCGGATGCACCACAACTCCAGCTTCTACGACGCCTACTGGAGCGTCCTGCCGCCGTACCTGGTGGCGTACTGGTGGTGGGCCGGACCGCGTGACCTCGCCGACCCGTGGGCCTGGCTGCTGTTCGTGGTCGTGGGCTTCTGGGCGGTGCGGTTGACGGCCAACTGGGTGCGGACCTTCCCGGGGATGCACCACGAGGACTGGCGCTACCCGATGCTGCGCGAGCAGGCCGGGCGCTGGGAGCTGGTGGTGGACTTCGTCGCGATCCACCTCTTCCCGACGCTGCAGGTCTTCCTGGCCGCGGTGCCGGCGTACCTGCTGCTGTCGCGGGACGGTCGGCCGATCGGCCTGTTGGCCGGCATCGGGGCCCTGGTCGGCGTCGCCGCCGTCGCGCTGGAATGGGCGGCGGATCGCCAGATGAAGGAGTTCGTCGCCACTCGGCAGCCGGGGGAGTCGATGGACCGCGGGCTGTGGGCCTGGTCGCGGCATCCGAACTACTTCGGTGAGATCAGCTTCTGGTTCGCGGTGGCGGTCTTCGGCATGGCTGCCTCGCCCGAGGACGCCTGGTGGGTGCTGGCCGGCACGGTGGCGATGGTGGCGATGTTCCTGGGCGCCAGCATCCCGATGATGGAGAAGCGAAGCCTCGAGCGACGCCCCAGCTACCAGGACGTGATCGACCGGGTCCCGCGCCTGTTGCCGCAGCGGCCACGCCGGGCGGGCTGA
- a CDS encoding DUF5709 domain-containing protein — MTGDSEIEGDYSVDDEDQLTPADTLINEDVDDTLDRGYSPPDHYSESQHYGTTPWEEEHRETIDQRLDQEEPDVEVGEDDLAPPEDGDLAPEAGDQRAGRIGEDEDSDVFGHDVGVDGAAASAEEAAVHVMPDEEK; from the coding sequence ATGACCGGCGACTCCGAGATCGAGGGCGACTACAGCGTCGACGACGAGGACCAGCTGACGCCCGCGGACACCCTGATCAACGAAGACGTGGACGACACGCTCGACCGGGGCTACTCGCCCCCGGACCACTACTCCGAGTCCCAGCACTACGGCACCACGCCGTGGGAGGAGGAGCACCGCGAGACGATCGACCAGCGCCTGGACCAGGAGGAGCCCGACGTCGAGGTGGGCGAGGACGACCTCGCCCCGCCCGAGGACGGCGACCTCGCACCCGAGGCCGGCGACCAGCGGGCGGGCCGCATCGGCGAGGACGAGGACAGCGACGTCTTCGGCCACGACGTCGGCGTCGACGGCGCCGCCGCGAGCGCCGAGGAGGCCGCCGTCCACGTCATGCCCGACGAGGAGAAGTAG
- the guaA gene encoding glutamine-hydrolyzing GMP synthase yields MTAPDTVSTPTGHDLVLVVDFGAQYAQLIARRVREARVYSEIVPHTMPVAEMLAKEPKAIVLSGGPSSVYADGAPGIDPALFDAGTPVFGMCYGFQLMARGLGGEVSATGAREYGRTAVRVGEPGTLLADIPAEHTVWMSHGDSVTAAPAGFDVLAATDVTPVAAFESTERRMAGVQWHPEVLHTEHGQQVLEHFLHHIAGCRPTWTMVNIVEEQVAAIRAQIGDRGHAICGLSGGVDSAVAAALVQRAIGDRLTCVYVDHGLMRQGESEQVERDFVAATGADLRMVDAEKQFLDALEGVSDPEQKRKIIGREFIRTFEAAEADVLAGSVTGEGAEKVAFLVQGTLYPDVVESGGGAGTSNIKSHHNVGGLPDDLEFELVEPLRTLFKDEVRLVGEQLGLPPEIVWRHPFPGPGLGIRIVGEVTRERLDILRAADAIARDELTHAGLDRVIWQFPVVLLADVHSVGVQGDGRTYGHPIVLRPVTSEDAMTADWARVPYDVLERISTRITNEVAEVNRVAVDITSKPPGTIEWE; encoded by the coding sequence ATGACGGCGCCCGACACTGTGTCCACCCCCACCGGACACGACCTGGTCCTGGTGGTCGACTTCGGGGCGCAGTACGCCCAGCTGATCGCGCGACGCGTCCGCGAGGCACGGGTCTACTCCGAGATCGTGCCCCACACCATGCCGGTCGCCGAGATGCTGGCGAAGGAGCCGAAGGCGATCGTGCTGTCCGGTGGCCCCTCCTCGGTGTACGCCGACGGCGCCCCGGGCATCGATCCCGCTCTCTTCGACGCCGGCACTCCCGTCTTCGGCATGTGCTACGGCTTCCAGTTGATGGCCCGGGGGCTCGGCGGGGAGGTCTCCGCCACCGGCGCGCGGGAGTACGGCCGCACCGCGGTCCGGGTGGGTGAGCCCGGCACGCTGCTGGCCGACATCCCGGCCGAGCACACGGTCTGGATGTCCCACGGGGACTCCGTCACGGCGGCGCCCGCGGGGTTCGACGTACTGGCCGCCACCGACGTGACGCCGGTCGCGGCGTTCGAGTCGACCGAGCGGCGGATGGCGGGCGTGCAGTGGCACCCCGAGGTGCTGCACACCGAGCACGGCCAGCAGGTGCTGGAGCACTTCCTGCACCACATCGCCGGCTGCCGGCCGACCTGGACGATGGTCAACATCGTCGAGGAGCAGGTGGCCGCGATCCGGGCGCAGATCGGCGACCGCGGCCACGCGATCTGCGGCCTGTCCGGCGGCGTGGACTCGGCGGTGGCCGCGGCGCTGGTGCAGCGTGCGATCGGTGACCGGCTCACCTGTGTCTACGTCGACCACGGCCTGATGCGGCAGGGCGAGTCCGAGCAGGTCGAGCGGGACTTCGTCGCCGCGACCGGCGCGGACCTGCGCATGGTCGACGCCGAGAAGCAGTTCCTGGACGCGCTGGAGGGTGTGAGCGACCCGGAGCAGAAGCGCAAGATCATCGGGCGCGAGTTCATCCGCACCTTCGAGGCCGCCGAGGCCGACGTCCTGGCGGGTTCGGTGACCGGGGAGGGCGCGGAGAAGGTGGCCTTCCTGGTGCAGGGCACGCTCTACCCGGACGTGGTGGAGTCCGGTGGCGGTGCCGGCACCTCCAACATCAAGTCCCACCACAACGTCGGTGGCCTCCCCGACGACCTGGAGTTCGAGCTGGTCGAGCCGCTGCGGACCCTGTTCAAGGACGAGGTGCGCCTGGTGGGGGAGCAGTTGGGCCTGCCGCCGGAGATCGTGTGGCGCCACCCGTTCCCCGGCCCGGGGCTGGGCATCCGCATCGTCGGTGAGGTCACGCGCGAGCGCTTGGACATCCTGCGGGCCGCCGACGCCATCGCCCGCGACGAGCTCACCCACGCCGGCCTGGACCGTGTCATCTGGCAGTTTCCCGTGGTGCTGCTCGCCGACGTCCACTCGGTCGGCGTGCAGGGCGACGGCCGCACGTATGGCCACCCGATCGTGCTGCGGCCGGTGACCAGCGAGGACGCGATGACCGCCGACTGGGCGCGGGTGCCCTACGACGTGCTCGAGCGCATCTCGACCCGGATCACCAACGAGGTGGCCGAGGTCAACCGGGTGGCGGTGGACATCACGTCCAAGCCCCCCGGCACCATCGAGTGGGAGTGA
- a CDS encoding GMC oxidoreductase codes for MGEHFDHDVLIIGSGFGGSVSALRLTEKGYRVAVLEAGARFADDDFPETSWDLKKYLYAPDVGCYGIQRVDMISDCMILAGAGVGGGSLVYANTLYEPLPAFYRDPSWAHITDWRSELAPYYDQAKRMLGVVEYAGMTPSDEIMKSVADDMGVGDTFHPTPVGVFFGGPDQRPGEEVADPFFGGAGPRRNPCHNCGECMTGCRHNAKNTLVKNYLYLAEQQGAVVHPLTTVTRVRPLAGGGYRVDARWTKAKLSRGTAVTSFTAEQVIFSAAALGTQKLLHKLKATGDLPEISDRLGYLTRTNSESILGAIGPSGADVDYTEGVAITSSWHPDEHTHIEPVRYGKGSNAMSLIQTVLTDGDGPGPRWKTWLKELWHQRRRVRDLYDVKHWSERVVIALVMQSLDNSITTYPRKIAGKWFLFSRQGHGKPNPTWIPAANEAIRRIADKMGGDALAGGSVGEPFNRPLTAHFIGGCTIGETPETGVIDGYQRMHNYPGLHVVDGSAISANLGVNPSLTITAQAERAMAYWPNKGEADPRPAPGAAYERIEPVAPASPAVPQDAPAALRLPIVEVS; via the coding sequence ATGGGCGAGCACTTCGACCACGACGTCCTCATCATCGGGTCCGGCTTCGGCGGGTCCGTCTCGGCGCTGCGGCTGACCGAGAAGGGCTACCGCGTCGCCGTGCTCGAGGCCGGTGCCCGCTTCGCCGACGACGACTTCCCAGAGACCTCGTGGGACCTGAAGAAGTACCTCTATGCCCCGGACGTCGGCTGCTACGGCATCCAGCGCGTGGACATGATCTCGGACTGCATGATCCTCGCCGGTGCCGGCGTGGGCGGCGGGTCGCTGGTCTACGCCAACACCCTCTACGAGCCGCTGCCCGCGTTCTACCGCGACCCCTCGTGGGCGCACATCACCGACTGGCGCTCCGAGCTCGCGCCGTACTACGACCAGGCCAAGCGCATGCTCGGCGTCGTCGAGTACGCCGGCATGACCCCCTCGGACGAGATCATGAAGTCCGTCGCCGACGACATGGGCGTGGGTGACACCTTCCATCCGACCCCCGTCGGCGTGTTCTTCGGCGGCCCGGACCAGCGTCCTGGCGAGGAGGTCGCTGACCCGTTCTTCGGCGGGGCCGGCCCACGACGCAACCCCTGCCACAACTGCGGCGAGTGCATGACGGGCTGCCGCCACAACGCCAAGAACACCCTGGTCAAGAACTACCTCTACCTGGCCGAGCAGCAGGGCGCGGTGGTGCACCCGCTCACGACGGTGACCCGGGTCCGCCCCCTGGCCGGCGGCGGCTACCGCGTCGACGCCCGGTGGACCAAGGCCAAGCTCTCGCGTGGCACCGCGGTCACCAGCTTCACCGCCGAGCAGGTGATCTTCTCCGCGGCCGCCCTGGGCACCCAGAAGCTGCTGCACAAGCTCAAGGCCACCGGCGACCTCCCCGAGATCTCCGACCGCCTGGGCTACCTGACCCGGACCAACTCCGAGTCCATCCTCGGCGCGATCGGTCCCTCCGGTGCCGACGTGGACTACACCGAGGGCGTGGCGATCACCTCCTCGTGGCACCCCGACGAGCACACCCACATCGAGCCGGTGCGCTACGGCAAGGGCAGCAACGCGATGTCGCTGATCCAGACCGTGCTGACCGACGGCGACGGGCCGGGCCCCCGCTGGAAGACCTGGTTGAAGGAGCTGTGGCACCAGCGTCGCCGCGTCCGCGACCTGTACGACGTCAAGCACTGGTCCGAGCGCGTGGTGATCGCGCTGGTGATGCAGTCGCTGGACAACTCCATCACCACCTACCCGCGCAAGATCGCGGGCAAGTGGTTCCTGTTCTCTCGTCAGGGACACGGCAAGCCCAATCCGACGTGGATCCCGGCCGCCAACGAGGCGATCCGCCGGATCGCGGACAAGATGGGCGGCGACGCGCTGGCCGGGGGCTCGGTGGGGGAGCCGTTCAACCGGCCGCTGACCGCCCACTTCATCGGTGGCTGCACCATCGGCGAGACCCCCGAGACGGGGGTCATCGACGGCTACCAGCGGATGCACAACTATCCCGGCCTGCACGTGGTCGACGGCTCGGCCATCTCGGCCAACCTGGGCGTCAACCCGTCGCTGACGATCACGGCCCAGGCCGAGCGGGCGATGGCCTACTGGCCCAACAAGGGTGAGGCGGATCCCCGCCCGGCGCCGGGGGCGGCGTACGAGCGGATCGAGCCGGTCGCACCCGCCTCACCGGCGGTCCCGCAGGACGCTCCCGCGGCGCTGCGGCTGCCCATCGTCGAGGTCAGCTGA
- a CDS encoding succinic semialdehyde dehydrogenase: protein MSASDPTSGGPLLDGPHDPEHDPTASYALEPEYVERLTSRILATTGETKVAESPMNGAPLAHIPQSSAADVEEAFRRARAAQAVWARTPLDQRAEALMRLHDIVLDRQDEILDLIQLESGKARKHAFDEPLHIALTARYYGRTAHQHLDTERKAGIVPGLTRVEVNRIPKGVVGIISPWNYPFTMALCDGLPALLAGNAVVTKPDAQTMLSALLGAQMLEEAGFPRDLWQVVAGPGRELGTPIIDRSDYICFTGSTATGKIIAKQCAEHLIGCSLELGGKNPILVLRDADIEKAAEGAVRACFSNAGQLCVSTERMFVADQVYDRFMERFVARIEAMTLGASTEWGVDMGTLISADQLETVTAHVEDAKDKGVRVLTGGSPRPDLAPYFFEPTVLEGVNPEMTCFGTETFGPVVSVYRFHDEADAIARANEGEYGLNGSIYSQDGDRARAIAKQIKCGTVNINEAFGATFASIDVPMGGMRESGMGRRQGSEGILRYTEPQSVGTQRGIRFAPMFGMSDEAYAKLMTANMRLMKKLGRA from the coding sequence ATGAGCGCTTCCGATCCCACCTCCGGCGGTCCCCTCCTCGACGGTCCGCACGACCCCGAGCACGACCCGACCGCGTCGTACGCCCTGGAGCCGGAGTACGTCGAGCGGCTCACCAGTCGCATCCTCGCCACCACCGGCGAGACGAAGGTCGCCGAGTCGCCGATGAACGGCGCCCCGCTGGCCCACATCCCGCAGTCCAGCGCCGCCGACGTCGAGGAGGCGTTCCGCCGGGCGCGCGCCGCGCAGGCGGTGTGGGCCCGCACGCCGCTGGACCAGCGTGCGGAGGCCCTGATGCGGCTGCACGACATCGTGCTCGACCGTCAGGACGAGATCCTGGACCTGATCCAGCTCGAGTCCGGCAAGGCGCGCAAGCACGCCTTCGACGAGCCGCTGCACATCGCGCTCACGGCCCGCTACTACGGCCGCACCGCCCACCAGCACCTCGACACCGAGCGCAAGGCCGGCATCGTGCCCGGCCTGACCCGCGTCGAGGTCAACCGCATCCCCAAGGGCGTCGTCGGCATCATCTCGCCGTGGAACTACCCCTTCACCATGGCCCTGTGCGACGGCCTGCCCGCCCTGCTCGCCGGCAACGCGGTCGTCACCAAGCCCGACGCCCAGACCATGCTCTCCGCGCTGCTCGGTGCGCAGATGCTGGAGGAGGCCGGCTTCCCGCGCGACCTGTGGCAGGTCGTCGCCGGCCCCGGTCGTGAGCTCGGTACGCCGATCATCGACCGGTCCGACTACATCTGCTTCACCGGCTCCACCGCGACCGGCAAGATCATCGCCAAGCAGTGCGCCGAGCACCTCATCGGCTGCTCGCTCGAGCTCGGCGGCAAGAACCCGATCCTGGTGCTGCGCGACGCCGACATCGAGAAGGCCGCCGAGGGCGCCGTCCGGGCCTGCTTCTCCAACGCCGGCCAGCTCTGCGTCTCCACCGAGCGCATGTTCGTCGCCGACCAGGTCTACGACCGGTTCATGGAGCGCTTCGTCGCCCGCATCGAGGCGATGACGCTGGGCGCCTCGACCGAGTGGGGCGTGGACATGGGCACGCTGATCTCGGCCGACCAGCTCGAGACCGTCACCGCCCACGTCGAGGACGCCAAGGACAAGGGCGTGCGCGTGCTGACCGGCGGCTCGCCGCGGCCCGACCTCGCGCCGTACTTCTTCGAGCCCACCGTGCTCGAGGGCGTCAACCCGGAGATGACCTGCTTCGGCACCGAGACCTTCGGCCCCGTCGTGTCGGTCTACCGCTTCCACGACGAGGCGGACGCCATCGCCCGCGCCAACGAGGGCGAGTACGGCCTCAACGGCTCGATCTACAGCCAGGACGGTGACCGCGCCCGCGCGATCGCCAAGCAGATCAAGTGCGGCACGGTGAACATCAACGAGGCCTTCGGCGCCACGTTCGCCAGCATCGACGTCCCGATGGGCGGCATGCGCGAGTCGGGCATGGGGCGCCGCCAGGGCAGCGAGGGCATCCTGCGCTACACCGAGCCGCAGTCGGTCGGCACCCAGCGCGGCATCCGCTTCGCGCCGATGTTCGGGATGTCCGATGAGGCCTACGCCAAGCTGATGACCGCCAACATGCGCCTGATGAAGAAACTGGGGCGTGCCTGA
- a CDS encoding general stress protein produces MSTPGARPGSPLTLEFPQSLAVYDDYAAAQKSVDFLSDEEFPVEHLMIVGTDLKRIERITGRLNWGRVAVGGIVSGLWLGIFVGLIFALFTTSSTWQVLLSTAFIGATFGLVWALIGYAFTRGQRDFSSVTQVVATKYEILVEHKHAARARELLARLPGALPDPFAQ; encoded by the coding sequence ATGTCGACCCCGGGCGCACGCCCCGGCTCGCCCCTGACGCTGGAGTTCCCGCAGTCGCTCGCCGTCTACGACGACTACGCAGCGGCACAGAAGAGCGTCGACTTCCTCTCCGACGAGGAGTTCCCGGTCGAGCACCTGATGATCGTCGGCACCGACCTCAAGCGCATCGAGCGCATCACCGGACGGCTCAACTGGGGCAGGGTCGCCGTCGGCGGCATCGTCTCGGGCCTGTGGCTCGGCATCTTCGTCGGCCTGATCTTCGCGCTCTTCACCACCTCCAGCACCTGGCAGGTGCTGCTGAGCACGGCCTTCATCGGCGCCACCTTCGGCCTGGTGTGGGCACTGATCGGCTACGCCTTCACCCGCGGCCAGCGCGACTTCTCCTCCGTCACCCAGGTCGTGGCCACGAAGTACGAGATCCTCGTGGAGCACAAGCACGCCGCCCGGGCGCGGGAGCTCCTCGCCCGGCTCCCCGGAGCCCTGCCCGACCCGTTCGCCCAGTAG
- a CDS encoding aldehyde dehydrogenase, translated as MNLDRETFYIDGTWAAPATDAVLEVVSPHSEEVVARVPAGSRADIDTAVAAARRAFDEGPWPRMTPEERIEVVATFSALYAARLGDMAEVISTEMGSPITFSNLAQSPAPWMQVEAFLGIARGFPWEATRPGALGGDVLVRHEPVGVVAAIPPWNVPQFTVMSKVVPALLAGCTVVVKPAPESPLDCYLMAELFAEAGLPPGVVNFVAAGREVGERLVAHPGVDKVAFTGSTAAGRRIGAVCGEQLKRCSLELGGKSAAIVLDDADLDAVVEGLKFVGFMNSGQACVAQTRVLVSRSRHDEVADALGEMAAALVVGDPLEEATEIGPMVAQRQQERVRGYIGTGQSEGARLVAGGDGMPEGLDRGWYVRPTVFAGVDNGMRIAREEIFGPVLSVIGYDDVEDAVRIANDSDYGLAGTVWTADQDAGLDVARRVRTGTYGVNTYTMDFAAPFGGFKASGIGREFGPEGLAQYTELKSVYLTVPDLG; from the coding sequence ATGAACCTGGACCGCGAGACCTTCTACATCGACGGCACGTGGGCGGCCCCCGCGACCGACGCCGTGCTCGAGGTCGTCTCTCCGCACAGCGAGGAGGTCGTCGCCCGGGTGCCGGCGGGGTCGCGGGCCGACATCGACACCGCGGTCGCCGCCGCTCGTCGCGCCTTCGACGAGGGGCCCTGGCCACGGATGACGCCGGAGGAGCGGATCGAGGTGGTCGCGACCTTCTCCGCGCTGTATGCCGCCCGGTTGGGCGACATGGCCGAGGTGATCTCGACCGAGATGGGCAGCCCGATCACGTTCAGCAACCTCGCGCAGTCGCCGGCGCCGTGGATGCAGGTCGAGGCGTTCCTGGGCATCGCGCGGGGGTTCCCCTGGGAGGCGACGCGGCCCGGTGCCCTCGGCGGGGACGTCCTGGTGCGCCACGAGCCGGTGGGGGTCGTCGCGGCGATCCCGCCGTGGAACGTGCCGCAGTTCACCGTGATGTCGAAGGTGGTCCCTGCGCTGCTCGCGGGCTGCACGGTCGTGGTGAAGCCGGCGCCGGAGAGCCCGCTGGACTGCTACCTGATGGCCGAGCTCTTCGCCGAGGCCGGACTGCCGCCCGGCGTGGTCAACTTCGTCGCGGCGGGTCGGGAGGTGGGGGAGCGCCTGGTCGCCCACCCGGGCGTGGACAAGGTGGCCTTCACCGGTTCGACCGCCGCAGGGCGCCGTATCGGTGCGGTCTGCGGTGAGCAGCTCAAGCGCTGCTCGCTCGAGCTCGGCGGCAAGTCGGCAGCGATCGTGCTGGACGATGCCGACCTCGACGCGGTCGTGGAGGGGCTGAAGTTCGTCGGGTTCATGAACTCCGGCCAGGCCTGCGTCGCGCAGACGCGGGTCCTGGTCAGCCGCTCCCGCCACGACGAGGTCGCCGACGCGCTGGGCGAGATGGCCGCCGCGCTGGTCGTGGGCGATCCGCTCGAGGAGGCCACCGAGATCGGACCGATGGTCGCGCAACGCCAGCAGGAGCGGGTGCGGGGCTACATCGGCACCGGGCAGTCCGAGGGGGCCCGGCTGGTGGCCGGCGGTGACGGGATGCCCGAGGGTCTCGACCGGGGCTGGTACGTCCGCCCGACGGTCTTCGCCGGCGTCGACAACGGCATGCGCATCGCGCGGGAGGAGATCTTCGGGCCGGTGTTGTCGGTGATCGGCTACGACGACGTCGAGGACGCCGTACGGATCGCCAACGACTCCGACTACGGGCTCGCCGGCACCGTGTGGACCGCCGACCAGGACGCCGGCCTCGACGTCGCCCGCCGGGTCCGGACCGGCACCTACGGCGTGAACACCTACACGATGGACTTCGCTGCCCCGTTCGGCGGCTTCAAGGCCTCGGGCATCGGGCGCGAGTTCGGTCCCGAGGGGCTGGCGCAGTACACCGAGCTCAAGTCGGTCTACCTCACCGTGCCCGACCTGGGCTGA
- a CDS encoding phosphotransferase family protein encodes MSDAPPPADLALQRTSRDADGVRVALEEWLAGVLPPGAGPRVTLHEGVDSNGMSSETVVLDVAWLHDGAPRVGEYVVRVAPAAADVPVFPDYRLDDQYDAMRLARELTDVPVPRVRWLEPTGDVLGTPFFFMDRVPGRVPPDVLPYTFGDNWFADATAVNRGRLQRATVEVIARLHGIPEAPERFAFLDPARGGHDGDTVLARNLARTRAWYEFGAQGLGRSPLVERGLAWLAANEPATDAPVLCWGDARIGNVLYDGFEPAAVLDWEMATLGPREMDLAWLVFAHRVFDEIATALGLPGLPDVLRPDDVVAAYADRTGVTVGDLTWHQVHAAVQWCCVFLRTSVRQVHFGEIEQPEDVESVYHHRPLVERLLEEVGA; translated from the coding sequence GTGTCCGACGCCCCGCCCCCGGCAGACCTCGCACTGCAGCGCACGAGCCGCGACGCCGACGGCGTACGCGTGGCGCTCGAGGAGTGGCTCGCCGGCGTGCTCCCGCCGGGTGCCGGCCCTCGCGTGACCCTGCACGAGGGCGTCGACAGCAACGGGATGTCCAGTGAGACCGTCGTCCTCGACGTGGCGTGGCTGCACGACGGCGCGCCCCGGGTGGGGGAGTACGTCGTCCGCGTCGCGCCCGCCGCCGCGGACGTCCCGGTCTTCCCCGACTACCGGCTCGACGACCAGTACGACGCGATGCGGCTCGCGCGCGAGCTCACCGACGTGCCCGTGCCGCGGGTGCGCTGGCTCGAGCCGACCGGCGACGTCCTCGGCACGCCGTTCTTCTTCATGGACCGGGTGCCCGGGCGGGTCCCACCCGATGTCCTGCCCTACACCTTCGGCGACAACTGGTTCGCCGACGCGACCGCCGTGAACCGGGGACGACTGCAACGCGCCACGGTCGAGGTCATCGCCCGACTGCACGGGATCCCCGAGGCGCCGGAGCGGTTCGCCTTCCTCGACCCGGCGAGGGGCGGACACGACGGGGACACCGTCCTGGCGCGCAACCTCGCGCGGACCCGTGCGTGGTACGAGTTCGGCGCGCAGGGGCTCGGCCGCTCCCCACTGGTCGAGCGCGGACTCGCCTGGCTGGCGGCCAACGAGCCCGCGACCGACGCGCCCGTGCTGTGCTGGGGGGACGCGCGGATCGGCAACGTCCTCTACGACGGGTTCGAGCCCGCGGCCGTCCTCGACTGGGAGATGGCCACGCTCGGGCCACGGGAGATGGACCTCGCCTGGCTGGTCTTCGCCCACCGGGTCTTCGACGAGATCGCGACCGCGCTGGGACTGCCCGGGCTGCCCGACGTGCTGCGGCCCGACGACGTGGTGGCGGCGTACGCCGACCGGACCGGTGTCACCGTCGGCGACCTCACCTGGCACCAGGTGCACGCCGCGGTGCAGTGGTGCTGCGTCTTCCTCCGCACCAGCGTGCGGCAGGTGCACTTCGGCGAGATCGAGCAGCCCGAGGACGTGGAGAGCGTCTACCACCACCGGCCGCTCGTGGAGCGGCTGCTCGAGGAGGTGGGCGCCTGA
- a CDS encoding TetR/AcrR family transcriptional regulator has product MSPDQKRSKFDIRREATRRSLLALGFERFPTKGYAATSIEDILRDSGHGRGGFYFHFANKEEFFLAVQDYRDEVRGEWWEVVRDPALITIEEVVAATFARLAGVVPTPNPWGLLLAEFWQSVKHNEHHVAAIRTFYQGWQRELVRFCEELAARGFLRTDIPPTACAEILHAVVEGHEIHAQVYAVDIGGMVDTVVRLLRP; this is encoded by the coding sequence GTGTCACCCGACCAGAAACGATCGAAGTTCGACATCCGTCGGGAGGCGACTCGGCGCTCTCTCCTCGCGCTCGGTTTCGAGCGCTTTCCCACCAAGGGGTATGCAGCCACCAGTATCGAGGACATCCTGCGCGACAGCGGCCACGGTCGCGGCGGCTTCTACTTCCACTTCGCCAACAAGGAGGAGTTCTTCCTCGCGGTGCAGGACTACCGCGACGAGGTCCGTGGGGAGTGGTGGGAAGTCGTCCGCGACCCCGCCCTCATCACCATCGAGGAGGTCGTCGCAGCGACCTTCGCCCGACTCGCAGGGGTCGTGCCCACCCCGAACCCGTGGGGACTGCTGCTGGCGGAGTTCTGGCAGTCGGTGAAGCACAACGAGCACCACGTCGCGGCCATCCGGACCTTCTACCAGGGCTGGCAGAGGGAGCTGGTCCGGTTCTGTGAGGAGCTGGCTGCTCGCGGCTTCCTGCGCACCGACATCCCGCCCACGGCGTGCGCGGAGATCCTGCACGCCGTGGTCGAGGGCCACGAGATCCACGCGCAGGTCTACGCGGTGGACATCGGGGGCATGGTCGACACGGTCGTCCGGTTGCTGCGTCCGTGA